From a single Equus asinus isolate D_3611 breed Donkey chromosome 2, EquAss-T2T_v2, whole genome shotgun sequence genomic region:
- the IGDCC4 gene encoding immunoglobulin superfamily DCC subclass member 4 isoform X1, translating into MARGDAGRGGGLLALIFCLLAARGELPLPPEMTVELSCGAGPLQVILGPEQAVLLDCSLGSAAAGPPTSVTWSKDGGVLPEYDYLRLLPNGSLWLSQPLSPAGSDEAAPGASEVIEGSYSCLAHGPLGVVASQAAVVKLATLAGFSLHPESQTVEENGTARFECHIEGLPAPVITWEKDQVTVPEEPRLITLPNGVLQILDVQESDAGSYRCVATNSARRRFSQEALLSVAGRESLASTRGQDVVIVAAPENTTVVSGQSVVMECVASADPTPFVSWVRQDGKPISTDVIVLGRTNLLIASAQPRHSGVYVCRANKPRTRDFATAAAELRVLAAPAISQAPEALSRTRASTARFVCRASGEPRPVLRWLHDGAPLRPNGRVKVQGGGGSLVITQIGLQDAGYYQCVAENGAGTACAAAPLAVVVREGLPSAPTRVTATPLSSSAVLVAWERPELHSEQIIGFSLHYQKARGMDNVEYQFAVNNDTTELQVRDLEPNTDYEFYVVAYSQLGASRTSTPALVHTPDDVPSAAPQLSLSSPNPSDIRVAWLPLPPSLSNGQVVKYKIEYSLGREDQIFSTEVPGNETQLTLNSLQPNKVYRVRISAGTGAGYGAPSQWMQHRTPSMHNQSHVPFAPAELKVRARMESLVVSWQPPPHPAQISGYKLYWREVGAEEEANGESPPGGRGDQAWDVGPVRLKKKVKQYELTQLVPGQLYEVKLVAFNKHEDGYAAVWKGKTEKAPTPDLPIQRGPPLPPAHVHAESNSSTSIWLRWKKPDFTTVKIVNYTVRFSPWGLRNASLVTYYTSSGEDILIGGLKPFTKYEFAIQSHGVDMDGPFGSVVERSTLPDRPSTPPSDLRLSPLTPSTVRLHWCPPTEPNGEIVEYLILYSNNHTQPEHQWTLLTTEGNIFSAEVHGLESDTRYFFKMGARTEVGPGPFSGLQDVITLQEKLSDSLDVHSVTGIIVGVCLGLLCLLACMCAGLRRSPHREALPGLSSTATTGNPTLYSRAHLGPPSPPAAHELESLVHPRPQDWSPPPSDIEDRAEVHSLMGGGVSDCRGHSKRKISWAQPGGPSWAGSWAGCELPQAGPMPSLTRALLPPAGTGQTLLLQALVYDAIKGNGRKKPPPACRNQVEAEVIVHSDFSASKGNLHLHLRDLEPEDPLPLEAPDLTSSVVDLGQGADWLDRELGGCGQTTTGPDRLTCLPEAANVSCTYPDLQPSEALEEAPGNSCQPKATPCPLGASPGLPRAPLPSA; encoded by the exons GGGAGCTGCCGTTGCCCCCGGAGATGACTGTGGAGCTGAGCTGTGGAGCAGGGCCACTGCAGGTGATCCTGGGCCCAGAGCAGGCCGTGCTGCTGGACTGTAGTCTGGGTTCTGCCGCTGCCGGACCCCCCACCAGCGTCACGTGGAGCAAGGATGGAGGTGTCCTGCCAGAGTATGACTACCTGCGCCTGCTGCCCAATGGCTCCCTGTGGCTGTCCCAGCCGCTATCACCCGCTGGCAGTGATGAGGCAGCCCCCGGGGCCTCTGAAGTCATCGAGGGCAGCTATTCCTGCCTGGCCCATGGCCCCCTAGGAGTGGTGGCCAGCCAGGCTGCGGTGGTCAAGCTTGCCA CACTCGCAGGCTTCTCTCTGCACCCGGAGTCTCAGACGGTGGAGGAGAACGGCACAGCTCGATTTGAGTGTCACATTGAAGGGCTGCCAGCACCCGTCATTACTTGGGAGAAGGACCAGGTGACAGTGCCTGAGGAGCCTCG GCTCATTACTCTTCCCAACGGGGTCCTCCAGATCCTGGACGTTCAGGAGAGTGACGCAGGCTCCTACCGCTGTGTCGCCACCAACTCAGCCCGCCGGCGCTTCAGCCAGGAGGCCTTACTCAGCGTGGCCGGGAGAG AGTCCCTGGCATCCACCAGGGGACAGGACGTGGTCATTGTGGCAGCCCCCGAGAACACCACCGTGGTGTCTGGCCAGAGTGTGGTGATGGAATGTGTGGCCTCGGCTGACCCCACCCCTTTCGTGTCCTGGGTCCGACAGG acGGGAAGCCCATCTCCACGGATGTCATCGTCTTGGGCCGTACCAACCTACTAATCGCCAGCGCGCAGCCCCGGCACTCTGGCGTCTATGTCTGCCGCGCCAACAAGCCCCGCACGCGCGACTTCGCCACCGCCGCCGCGGAGCTCCGCGTGCTGG cggcCCCTGCCATCTCGCAGGCGCCCGAGGCACTGTCGCGGACGCGGGCCAGCACGGCGCGCTTCGTGTGCCGCGCGTCCGGAGAGCCGCGGCCCGTGCTGCGCTGGCTGCACGACGGGGCGCCGCTGCGGCCCAACGGGCGCGTCAAGGTGCAGGGCGGCGGCGGCAGCCTGGTCATCACGCAGATTGGCCTGCAGGACGCCGGCTACTACCAGTGCGTGGCCGAGAATGGCGCGGGCACGGCGTGCGCCGCAGCACCGCTGGCCGTGGTGGTGCGCGAGGGGCTGCCCAGCGCCCCCACCCGGGTCACGGCCACGCCGCTGAGCAGCTCCGCGGTGCTGGTGGCCTGGGAGCGGCCAGAGCTGCACAGCGAGCAGATCATCGGCTTCTCCCTGCACTACCAGAAGGCACGGG GCATGGACAACGTGGAATACCAGTTTGCAGTGAACAATGACACCACAGAGCTCCAGGTTCGGGACCTGGAACCCAACACTGATTATGAGTTCTACGTGGTGGCCTACTCCCAGCTAGGGGCCAGCCGCACCTCCACCCCGGCGCTGGTCCACACGCCGGATGATG TCCCCAGCGCAGCACCCCAGCTCTCCCTGTCCAGCCCCAACCCCTCGGACATCAGGGTGGCgtggctgcccctgcctcccagcctgaGCAATGGGCAGGTGGTGAAGTACAAGATAGAGTACAGTTTGGGAAGGGAAG ATCAGATTTTCTCCACCGAGGTGCCAGGGAATGAGACACAGCTTACACTGAACTCGCTTCAGCCCAACAAGGTGTATCGAGTGCGGATTTCGGCTGGCACAGGGGCTGGCTATGGGGCCCCCTCCCAGTGGATGCAACACAGGACGCCCAGTATGCACAACCAGAGCCACG TCCCTTTTGCCCCTGCAGAGTTGAAGGTACGGGCAAGGATGGAGTCCCTGGTTGTGTCGTGGCAGCCACCCCCTCACCCCGCCCAGATCTCTGGCTACAAACTGTACTGGCGGGAGGTGGGGGCCGAGGAAGAGGCCAACGGTGAGAGCCCCCCAGGGGGCCGTGGAGACCAGGCTTGGGATGTGGGGCCTGTCCGGCTCAAGAAGAAGGTGAAGCAGTATGAGCTGACCCAGCTAG TCCCTGGCCAGCTGTACGAGGTGAAGCTTGTGGCATTCAACAAACATGAGGACGGCTATGCAGCAGTGTGGAAGGGCAAAACGGAGAAGGCTCCCACGCCAG ACCTGCCCATCCAGAGGGGGCCGCCGCTGCCTCCTGCCCACGTCCACGCAGAATCAAACAGCTCCACGTCCATTTGGCTTCGGTGGAAAAAGCCAGACTTCACAACAGTCAAGATTGTCAACTACACTGTGCGCTTCAGCCCCTGGGGGCTCAGGAATGCCTCTCTGGTCACCTATTACACCAG CTCTGGAGAAGACATCCTCATTGGCGGGCTGAAGCCATTCACCAAATACGAGTTTGCCATACAGTCCCACGGCGTGGACATGGATGGGCCTTTTGGCTCCGTGGTAGAGCGCTCCACCCTGCCTGACC GGCCGTCGACACCCCCATCTGACCTGCGCCTGAGCCCTCTGACGCCGTCCACCGTGCGGCTGCACTGGTGCCCTCCCACGGAGCCCAACGGCGAGATCGTGGAGTATCTGATCCTGTACAGCAACAACCACACGCAGCCTGAGCACCAGTGGACCCTGCTCACCACGGAGG GGAACATCTTCAGTGCTGAAGTACACGGGCTCGAGAGTGACACTAGGTACTTCTTCAAGATGGGGGCACGCACAGAGGTGGGGCCAGGGCCCTTCTCTGGCCTGCAGGATGTGATCACCCTCCAAGAGAAGCTCTCAG actCCTTGGACGTGCACTCAGTCACTGGCATCATTGTGGGTGTCTGCCTTGGCCTCCTTTGCCTCCTGGCTTGCATGTGTGCTGGTCTGCGCCGCAGCCCCCACAG GGAGGCCCTCCCTGGCCTGTCCTCCACGGCCACCACTGGGAACCCCACGCTGTACTCCCGAGCCCACCTTGGCCCCCCTAGTCCCCCAGCTGCCCATGAACTGGAGTCCCTTGTACACCCTCGTCCCCAAGACTGGTCCCCACCACCCTCAGACATCGAGGACAGAGCTGAAGTGCACAGCCTTATGGGTGGTGGCGTTTCAGACTGCCGGGGTCACTCCAAGAGAAAG ATCTCCTGGGCTCAGCCAGGTGGGCCGAGCTGGGCAGGTTCCTGGGCAGGCTGTGAGCTGCCCCAGGCAGGCCCCATGCCCTCCCTCACCCGGGCCCTGCTGCCCCCTGCTGGAACTGGGCAGACGCTGTTGCTGCAGGCTCTGGTGTACGATGCCATAAAG GGCAACGGGAGGAAGAAGCCTCCCCCAGCCTGCAGGAACCAGGTGGAGGCTGAAGTCATTGTCCACTCTGACTTTAGTGCATCCAAGGGGAACCTTCACCTCCACCTCCGAGACCTGGAACCCGAGGATCCCCTGCCTTTGGAGGCTCCTGACCTCACTTCGAGTGTTGTGGATCTAGGGCAAGGGGCAGACTGGCTGGACAGGGAGCTGGGAGGGTGTGGGCAGACAACCACTGGGCCGGACAGACTTACCTGCCTGCCAGAGGCAGCCAATGTTTCTTGCACCTACCCGGACCTCCAGCCCAGTGAGGCTCTGGAGGAGGCCCCTGGGAACAGCTGCCAGCCAAAGGCCACCCCCTGCCCTCTAGGAGCCAGCCCAGGCCTGCCCAGAGCCCCACTCCCCTCTGCTTAG
- the IGDCC4 gene encoding immunoglobulin superfamily DCC subclass member 4 isoform X2, with amino-acid sequence MTVELSCGAGPLQVILGPEQAVLLDCSLGSAAAGPPTSVTWSKDGGVLPEYDYLRLLPNGSLWLSQPLSPAGSDEAAPGASEVIEGSYSCLAHGPLGVVASQAAVVKLATLAGFSLHPESQTVEENGTARFECHIEGLPAPVITWEKDQVTVPEEPRLITLPNGVLQILDVQESDAGSYRCVATNSARRRFSQEALLSVAGRESLASTRGQDVVIVAAPENTTVVSGQSVVMECVASADPTPFVSWVRQDGKPISTDVIVLGRTNLLIASAQPRHSGVYVCRANKPRTRDFATAAAELRVLAAPAISQAPEALSRTRASTARFVCRASGEPRPVLRWLHDGAPLRPNGRVKVQGGGGSLVITQIGLQDAGYYQCVAENGAGTACAAAPLAVVVREGLPSAPTRVTATPLSSSAVLVAWERPELHSEQIIGFSLHYQKARGMDNVEYQFAVNNDTTELQVRDLEPNTDYEFYVVAYSQLGASRTSTPALVHTPDDVPSAAPQLSLSSPNPSDIRVAWLPLPPSLSNGQVVKYKIEYSLGREDQIFSTEVPGNETQLTLNSLQPNKVYRVRISAGTGAGYGAPSQWMQHRTPSMHNQSHVPFAPAELKVRARMESLVVSWQPPPHPAQISGYKLYWREVGAEEEANGESPPGGRGDQAWDVGPVRLKKKVKQYELTQLVPGQLYEVKLVAFNKHEDGYAAVWKGKTEKAPTPDLPIQRGPPLPPAHVHAESNSSTSIWLRWKKPDFTTVKIVNYTVRFSPWGLRNASLVTYYTSSGEDILIGGLKPFTKYEFAIQSHGVDMDGPFGSVVERSTLPDRPSTPPSDLRLSPLTPSTVRLHWCPPTEPNGEIVEYLILYSNNHTQPEHQWTLLTTEGNIFSAEVHGLESDTRYFFKMGARTEVGPGPFSGLQDVITLQEKLSDSLDVHSVTGIIVGVCLGLLCLLACMCAGLRRSPHREALPGLSSTATTGNPTLYSRAHLGPPSPPAAHELESLVHPRPQDWSPPPSDIEDRAEVHSLMGGGVSDCRGHSKRKISWAQPGGPSWAGSWAGCELPQAGPMPSLTRALLPPAGTGQTLLLQALVYDAIKGNGRKKPPPACRNQVEAEVIVHSDFSASKGNLHLHLRDLEPEDPLPLEAPDLTSSVVDLGQGADWLDRELGGCGQTTTGPDRLTCLPEAANVSCTYPDLQPSEALEEAPGNSCQPKATPCPLGASPGLPRAPLPSA; translated from the exons ATGACTGTGGAGCTGAGCTGTGGAGCAGGGCCACTGCAGGTGATCCTGGGCCCAGAGCAGGCCGTGCTGCTGGACTGTAGTCTGGGTTCTGCCGCTGCCGGACCCCCCACCAGCGTCACGTGGAGCAAGGATGGAGGTGTCCTGCCAGAGTATGACTACCTGCGCCTGCTGCCCAATGGCTCCCTGTGGCTGTCCCAGCCGCTATCACCCGCTGGCAGTGATGAGGCAGCCCCCGGGGCCTCTGAAGTCATCGAGGGCAGCTATTCCTGCCTGGCCCATGGCCCCCTAGGAGTGGTGGCCAGCCAGGCTGCGGTGGTCAAGCTTGCCA CACTCGCAGGCTTCTCTCTGCACCCGGAGTCTCAGACGGTGGAGGAGAACGGCACAGCTCGATTTGAGTGTCACATTGAAGGGCTGCCAGCACCCGTCATTACTTGGGAGAAGGACCAGGTGACAGTGCCTGAGGAGCCTCG GCTCATTACTCTTCCCAACGGGGTCCTCCAGATCCTGGACGTTCAGGAGAGTGACGCAGGCTCCTACCGCTGTGTCGCCACCAACTCAGCCCGCCGGCGCTTCAGCCAGGAGGCCTTACTCAGCGTGGCCGGGAGAG AGTCCCTGGCATCCACCAGGGGACAGGACGTGGTCATTGTGGCAGCCCCCGAGAACACCACCGTGGTGTCTGGCCAGAGTGTGGTGATGGAATGTGTGGCCTCGGCTGACCCCACCCCTTTCGTGTCCTGGGTCCGACAGG acGGGAAGCCCATCTCCACGGATGTCATCGTCTTGGGCCGTACCAACCTACTAATCGCCAGCGCGCAGCCCCGGCACTCTGGCGTCTATGTCTGCCGCGCCAACAAGCCCCGCACGCGCGACTTCGCCACCGCCGCCGCGGAGCTCCGCGTGCTGG cggcCCCTGCCATCTCGCAGGCGCCCGAGGCACTGTCGCGGACGCGGGCCAGCACGGCGCGCTTCGTGTGCCGCGCGTCCGGAGAGCCGCGGCCCGTGCTGCGCTGGCTGCACGACGGGGCGCCGCTGCGGCCCAACGGGCGCGTCAAGGTGCAGGGCGGCGGCGGCAGCCTGGTCATCACGCAGATTGGCCTGCAGGACGCCGGCTACTACCAGTGCGTGGCCGAGAATGGCGCGGGCACGGCGTGCGCCGCAGCACCGCTGGCCGTGGTGGTGCGCGAGGGGCTGCCCAGCGCCCCCACCCGGGTCACGGCCACGCCGCTGAGCAGCTCCGCGGTGCTGGTGGCCTGGGAGCGGCCAGAGCTGCACAGCGAGCAGATCATCGGCTTCTCCCTGCACTACCAGAAGGCACGGG GCATGGACAACGTGGAATACCAGTTTGCAGTGAACAATGACACCACAGAGCTCCAGGTTCGGGACCTGGAACCCAACACTGATTATGAGTTCTACGTGGTGGCCTACTCCCAGCTAGGGGCCAGCCGCACCTCCACCCCGGCGCTGGTCCACACGCCGGATGATG TCCCCAGCGCAGCACCCCAGCTCTCCCTGTCCAGCCCCAACCCCTCGGACATCAGGGTGGCgtggctgcccctgcctcccagcctgaGCAATGGGCAGGTGGTGAAGTACAAGATAGAGTACAGTTTGGGAAGGGAAG ATCAGATTTTCTCCACCGAGGTGCCAGGGAATGAGACACAGCTTACACTGAACTCGCTTCAGCCCAACAAGGTGTATCGAGTGCGGATTTCGGCTGGCACAGGGGCTGGCTATGGGGCCCCCTCCCAGTGGATGCAACACAGGACGCCCAGTATGCACAACCAGAGCCACG TCCCTTTTGCCCCTGCAGAGTTGAAGGTACGGGCAAGGATGGAGTCCCTGGTTGTGTCGTGGCAGCCACCCCCTCACCCCGCCCAGATCTCTGGCTACAAACTGTACTGGCGGGAGGTGGGGGCCGAGGAAGAGGCCAACGGTGAGAGCCCCCCAGGGGGCCGTGGAGACCAGGCTTGGGATGTGGGGCCTGTCCGGCTCAAGAAGAAGGTGAAGCAGTATGAGCTGACCCAGCTAG TCCCTGGCCAGCTGTACGAGGTGAAGCTTGTGGCATTCAACAAACATGAGGACGGCTATGCAGCAGTGTGGAAGGGCAAAACGGAGAAGGCTCCCACGCCAG ACCTGCCCATCCAGAGGGGGCCGCCGCTGCCTCCTGCCCACGTCCACGCAGAATCAAACAGCTCCACGTCCATTTGGCTTCGGTGGAAAAAGCCAGACTTCACAACAGTCAAGATTGTCAACTACACTGTGCGCTTCAGCCCCTGGGGGCTCAGGAATGCCTCTCTGGTCACCTATTACACCAG CTCTGGAGAAGACATCCTCATTGGCGGGCTGAAGCCATTCACCAAATACGAGTTTGCCATACAGTCCCACGGCGTGGACATGGATGGGCCTTTTGGCTCCGTGGTAGAGCGCTCCACCCTGCCTGACC GGCCGTCGACACCCCCATCTGACCTGCGCCTGAGCCCTCTGACGCCGTCCACCGTGCGGCTGCACTGGTGCCCTCCCACGGAGCCCAACGGCGAGATCGTGGAGTATCTGATCCTGTACAGCAACAACCACACGCAGCCTGAGCACCAGTGGACCCTGCTCACCACGGAGG GGAACATCTTCAGTGCTGAAGTACACGGGCTCGAGAGTGACACTAGGTACTTCTTCAAGATGGGGGCACGCACAGAGGTGGGGCCAGGGCCCTTCTCTGGCCTGCAGGATGTGATCACCCTCCAAGAGAAGCTCTCAG actCCTTGGACGTGCACTCAGTCACTGGCATCATTGTGGGTGTCTGCCTTGGCCTCCTTTGCCTCCTGGCTTGCATGTGTGCTGGTCTGCGCCGCAGCCCCCACAG GGAGGCCCTCCCTGGCCTGTCCTCCACGGCCACCACTGGGAACCCCACGCTGTACTCCCGAGCCCACCTTGGCCCCCCTAGTCCCCCAGCTGCCCATGAACTGGAGTCCCTTGTACACCCTCGTCCCCAAGACTGGTCCCCACCACCCTCAGACATCGAGGACAGAGCTGAAGTGCACAGCCTTATGGGTGGTGGCGTTTCAGACTGCCGGGGTCACTCCAAGAGAAAG ATCTCCTGGGCTCAGCCAGGTGGGCCGAGCTGGGCAGGTTCCTGGGCAGGCTGTGAGCTGCCCCAGGCAGGCCCCATGCCCTCCCTCACCCGGGCCCTGCTGCCCCCTGCTGGAACTGGGCAGACGCTGTTGCTGCAGGCTCTGGTGTACGATGCCATAAAG GGCAACGGGAGGAAGAAGCCTCCCCCAGCCTGCAGGAACCAGGTGGAGGCTGAAGTCATTGTCCACTCTGACTTTAGTGCATCCAAGGGGAACCTTCACCTCCACCTCCGAGACCTGGAACCCGAGGATCCCCTGCCTTTGGAGGCTCCTGACCTCACTTCGAGTGTTGTGGATCTAGGGCAAGGGGCAGACTGGCTGGACAGGGAGCTGGGAGGGTGTGGGCAGACAACCACTGGGCCGGACAGACTTACCTGCCTGCCAGAGGCAGCCAATGTTTCTTGCACCTACCCGGACCTCCAGCCCAGTGAGGCTCTGGAGGAGGCCCCTGGGAACAGCTGCCAGCCAAAGGCCACCCCCTGCCCTCTAGGAGCCAGCCCAGGCCTGCCCAGAGCCCCACTCCCCTCTGCTTAG